From one Papilio machaon chromosome 16, ilPapMach1.1, whole genome shotgun sequence genomic stretch:
- the LOC106716591 gene encoding actin-related protein 3: protein MGDHLPACVIDVGTGYTKLGFAGNKEPQFIIPSAIAIKETAKVGDQSTRRMTKAVEDLDFFIGDEAFDATGYSVKYPVRHGLVEDWDLMERYIEQCIFKYLRAEPEDHHFLLTEPPLNTPENREYLAEIMFESFNVPGLYIAVQAVLALAASWKSRTCAKRTFTGIVVDSGDGVTHIVPVAEGYVIGSCIKHIPIAGRNITSFIQSLLREREVGIPPEQSLETAKAIKERYSYICPDIAKEFAKYDSDPVKWMKKYTGINAITKNPFSVDVGYERFLGPEIFFHPEFSNADFTVPLNEMVDDVIQSCPIDVRRGLYGNIVLSGGSTMFRDFDRRLQRDIKRTVDARLKLSTMLSEGRITPKPIDVQVVSHNMQRYAVWFGGSLLGSTPEFYQVCHTKQAYMEYGPSICRHNPVFGTMI from the coding sequence ATGGGTGATCATTTACCGGCTTGTGTTATCGATGTGGGGACTGGGTACACAAAATTAGGGTTCGCCGGTAACAAGGAACCCCAGTTTATCATTCCGTCAGCCATAGCGATAAAGGAAACTGCAAAAGTTGGCGATCAAAGTACTCGGCGTATGACTAAAGCAGTGGAAGATTTGGATTTCTTTATTGGAGACGAAGCATTCGACGCAACGGGTTATTCAGTTAAATATCCAGTACGCCATGGCTTGGTTGAAGATTGGGATCTCATGGAACGGTATATCGAgcaatgtatttttaagtacTTAAGAGCGGAGCCTGAAGACCACCATTTCTTACTTACCGAGCCGCCATTAAATACTCCTGAAAATCGAGAATATTTGGCGGAAATTATGTTTGAATCTTTTAATGTACCAGGTTTGTACATTGCTGTTCAAGCTGTGCTCGCTCTTGCCGCCTCTTGGAAGTCACGTACATGTGCAAAACGCACGTTTACAGGAATAGTGGTGGATAGTGGTGATGGGGTAACACATATTGTTCCGGTGGCTGAGGGTTATGTTATTGGCTCCTGTATCAAACATATACCTATTGCAGGGAGGAATATAACATCCTTTATACAATCTCTGCTGCGCGAAAGAGAAGTAGGTATCCCACCGGAGCAAAGCTTAGAAACTGCAAAAGCTATCAAGGAAAGATATAGCTATATTTGTCCGGACATTGCTAAGGAGTTTGCCAAATATGATTCCGACCCGGTTAAATGGATGAAGAAATATACAGGAATCAATGCTATAACTAAAAACCCTTTTTCAGTTGATGTAGGATATGAAAGGTTCTTAGGAcctgaaatatttttccatcCTGAATTTTCCAATGCAGATTTTACTGTACCACTTAATGAAATGGTGGATGATGTTATTCAATCATGTCCAATTGATGTAAGAAGAGGATTGTATGGAAATATTGTTCTATCTGGAGGTTCTACGATGTTCCGAGACTTTGATAGGAGACTGCAAAGAGATATTAAGCGTACAGTTGATGCAAGACTGAAATTGTCCACAATGTTATCGGAAGGCCGGATTACACCAAAGCCTATAGATGTGCAAGTGGTATCACACAACATGCAGCGGTATGCAGTCTGGTTTGGAGGTAGCCTGCTTGGGTCGACCCCAGAGTTTTATCAGGTCTGTCACACTAAGCAAGCTTATATGGAATATGGACCAAGTATTTGCAGACATAACCCAGTATTTGGTACTATGATTTAA
- the LOC106716578 gene encoding DNA-directed RNA polymerases I, II, and III subunit RPABC1 — protein MDDDAETYKLWRIRKTVMQLCHDRGYLVTQDELDQTLEQFKEQFGDKPSEKRPARSDLIVLVAHNDDPTDQMFVFFPDEAKIGIKTIKTYCTRMQEENIHRAIVVVQAGMTPSAKQSLVDMAPKYILEQFLESELLINITEHELVPEHIVLTPDEKQELLARYKLKENMLMRIQAGDPVARYFGLKRGQVVKIIRSSETAGRYISYRLVC, from the exons atggatGATGATGCAGAAACATATAAACTTTGGCGTATTCGAAAAACAGTTATGCAg ctGTGCCATGATCGCGGCTATTTGGTTACCCAAGATGAATTGGATCAAACACTTGAACAATTCAAAGAACAATTTGGAGACAAACCAAG tgaaAAACGTCCAGCGAGAAGCGATTTAATTGTCCTTGTAGCCCACAATGACGATCCAACTGATcaaatgtttgtattcttCCCTGATGAAGCTAAAATAggaattaaaacaatcaaGACCTACTGTACAAGAATGCAAGAGGAAAATATACACAGGGCAATAGTGGTAGTTCAAgctg gtatGACACCTTCAGCAAAACAGTCTCTTGTTGATATGGCACCAAAGTATATTCTGGAACAATTCTTGGAATCTGAATTGTTGATCAACATAACTGAACATGAATTAGTACCGGAGCACATTGTACTCACTCCCGATGAAAAGCAAGAATTACTAGCTAGATA taaattaaaagaaaacatgttGATGAGAATTCAAGCAGGCGACCCTGTGGCGAGATACTTTGGTCTTAAGAGAGGACAG gtGGTGAAAATTATCCGATCTTCAGAGACAGCTGGGAGATATATTTCTTACAGATTAGTTTGTTAA
- the LOC106716579 gene encoding leptin receptor gene-related protein isoform X1, producing MAGIKGLVSLAFAGSIGMTFVILACALPQFKLWWPFFVVIFYILCPIPTMIARRHTDSAGGTNNSCMETAIFITMGIIVSSFALPIVLARATVILWPACYLTLAGNVIVYLTIIGFFTIFDMEDSDYAMW from the exons ATGGCTGGAATCAAAG GTTTGGTGTCTTTGGCATTTGCTGGTTCCATTGGTATGACATTTGTTATACTAGCGTGTGCTCTACCTCAGTTCAA ATTATGGTGGCCATTTTTTGTGGTGATTTTCTACATTCTGTGTCCAATTCCAACAATGATTGCCCGTCGTCACACAGATAGTGCGGGTGGCACCAACAACTCTTGTATGGAGACTGCTATTTTCATCACCATGGGCATCATTGTTAGCTCTTTTGCACTACCCATTGTGCTGGCTCGAGCTACTGTG ATATTATGGCCCGCATGCTACCTGACATTGGCGGGCAATGTGATTGTTTACTTGACTATCATCGGTTTCTTCACAATTTTCGACATGGAAGATTCAGATTATGCGATGTGgtga
- the LOC106716579 gene encoding leptin receptor gene-related protein isoform X2 translates to MTFVILACALPQFKLWWPFFVVIFYILCPIPTMIARRHTDSAGGTNNSCMETAIFITMGIIVSSFALPIVLARATVILWPACYLTLAGNVIVYLTIIGFFTIFDMEDSDYAMW, encoded by the exons ATGACATTTGTTATACTAGCGTGTGCTCTACCTCAGTTCAA ATTATGGTGGCCATTTTTTGTGGTGATTTTCTACATTCTGTGTCCAATTCCAACAATGATTGCCCGTCGTCACACAGATAGTGCGGGTGGCACCAACAACTCTTGTATGGAGACTGCTATTTTCATCACCATGGGCATCATTGTTAGCTCTTTTGCACTACCCATTGTGCTGGCTCGAGCTACTGTG ATATTATGGCCCGCATGCTACCTGACATTGGCGGGCAATGTGATTGTTTACTTGACTATCATCGGTTTCTTCACAATTTTCGACATGGAAGATTCAGATTATGCGATGTGgtga